The following are encoded in a window of Rubrobacter naiadicus genomic DNA:
- the moeB gene encoding molybdopterin-synthase adenylyltransferase MoeB, whose translation MQTRKPLIHETNGQVELTNEEIARYSRHLIMPEVALEGQKKLKQARVLTIGAGGLGAPLAMYLAAAGVGTIGIVDFDVVDESNLHRQIIHGTSDVGRPKLESARETIADINPNVRVEAFEEQLTSENALDIFRDFDIIVDGTDNFPTRYLVNDACVLLGKPNVYGSIFRFEGQASVFYAEEGPCYRCLYPEPPPPGLVPSCAEGGVLGILPGAIGVIQATETVKLILGVGEPLIGRLLLYDALGMRFREMKLRKNPQCPICGENRTIHELIDYEEFCGIPQARAAEEENEVPEITVQELKEKLDRGDISVLDVREPHEYAVANIGAPLIPLGELPERLAELDRDRPLAVHCKSGARSARAVKLLRDAGFENVYNVKGGINAWSEEIDPSVPKY comes from the coding sequence ATGCAGACGCGCAAACCTCTGATACACGAGACGAACGGGCAGGTCGAGCTCACCAACGAGGAGATCGCCCGCTACAGCCGCCACCTGATCATGCCCGAGGTGGCGCTGGAGGGGCAGAAGAAGCTCAAGCAGGCCCGGGTGCTGACGATCGGAGCCGGCGGGCTCGGCGCGCCGCTCGCGATGTACCTCGCGGCGGCGGGGGTCGGCACCATCGGGATCGTCGACTTCGACGTCGTCGACGAGTCGAACCTGCACCGGCAGATCATCCACGGGACCTCCGATGTGGGCCGGCCCAAGCTCGAGAGCGCCCGTGAGACCATCGCGGACATAAACCCCAACGTCAGGGTCGAGGCCTTCGAGGAGCAGCTCACGAGCGAGAACGCCCTCGACATCTTCCGCGACTTCGACATCATCGTCGACGGCACGGACAACTTCCCGACCCGCTATCTCGTCAACGACGCGTGCGTCCTTCTGGGCAAGCCGAACGTCTACGGCTCCATCTTCCGCTTCGAGGGGCAGGCGAGCGTGTTCTACGCGGAGGAAGGGCCGTGCTACCGCTGCCTCTACCCCGAGCCGCCGCCTCCGGGGCTCGTCCCGAGCTGCGCCGAAGGTGGGGTGCTGGGGATCCTTCCCGGCGCGATCGGGGTCATCCAGGCCACCGAGACTGTGAAGCTCATCCTCGGGGTCGGGGAGCCCCTGATCGGTCGGCTCCTGCTCTACGACGCCCTCGGCATGCGCTTCCGGGAGATGAAGCTGCGCAAGAACCCCCAGTGCCCGATCTGCGGTGAGAACCGTACGATCCACGAGCTCATAGACTACGAGGAGTTCTGCGGCATCCCGCAGGCCCGGGCGGCCGAGGAGGAGAACGAGGTGCCGGAGATCACCGTGCAGGAGCTCAAGGAGAAGCTCGACCGCGGCGATATCTCGGTGCTCGACGTACGCGAGCCGCACGAGTACGCGGTCGCGAACATCGGGGCTCCGCTCATCCCGCTCGGTGAGCTGCCGGAGCGCCTGGCCGAGCTCGACCGCGACAGGCCGCTCGCCGTCCACTGCAAGAGCGGTGCGCGCAGCGCCAGGGCCGTGAAGCTTCTGCGGGACGCCGGCTTCGAGAACGTCTACAACGTCAAGGGCGGGATCAACGCCTGGAGCGAGGAGATAGACCCGAGCGTCCCGAAGTACTAG
- a CDS encoding ubiquitin-like small modifier protein 1: MRQYAGGNAEVTITGKTAGEALGKLAEEYPELRQHLYTGDGKLRSFVNVYKGDEDIRYLDGPETAVSEDDELSIIPSIAGGCRGETR; encoded by the coding sequence TTGAGACAGTATGCGGGGGGCAACGCCGAGGTCACCATCACCGGCAAGACCGCCGGGGAGGCTCTCGGCAAGCTCGCAGAGGAGTACCCGGAGCTCAGGCAGCACCTCTACACCGGAGACGGCAAGCTGCGTTCGTTCGTGAACGTCTACAAGGGTGACGAGGACATCCGCTACCTCGACGGGCCGGAGACCGCCGTCTCGGAGGACGACGAGCTCTCGATCATCCCGTCCATCGCTGGGGGTTGTCGCGGGGAGACCCGCTGA
- a CDS encoding M67 family metallopeptidase, translated as MPLKIGRGDIRNIEEHAKEAYPEECAGVLVGMNAGGTKIVVDVWRAENTHEGERERRFLIEPLKIKEFEERAEEREMEVLGFYHTHPDHPAEPSEYDREHAWPGWSYVIASVGADGIKDIRSWVLKPDRSGYDEETLVE; from the coding sequence TTGCCGCTAAAGATCGGACGGGGAGACATCCGCAACATCGAGGAACATGCGAAGGAAGCGTACCCGGAGGAATGCGCCGGCGTGCTCGTCGGGATGAACGCCGGGGGAACGAAGATCGTGGTGGACGTGTGGCGGGCGGAGAACACCCACGAGGGTGAGCGCGAGCGCCGCTTCCTCATCGAGCCGCTGAAGATAAAGGAGTTCGAGGAGAGGGCCGAGGAGCGGGAGATGGAGGTTCTCGGCTTCTACCACACCCACCCGGATCATCCGGCGGAACCCTCGGAGTACGACCGGGAGCATGCCTGGCCCGGGTGGTCCTACGTCATAGCCTCCGTCGGGGCCGACGGCATCAAGGACATACGTTCCTGGGTGCTCAAGCCCGACCGCTCGGGTTACGACGAAGAGACGCTGGTGGAGTAA
- a CDS encoding PLP-dependent cysteine synthase family protein, protein MITRISDRIGVRPTELVGNTPLVELSSIEREVPGVRLLGKAEWYNPGGSVKDRPALWMIREGERRGELRRGKTILDATSGNTGIAYAWIGAALGYRVRLCMPANASEERKKILRAYGVEIVLTDPGEGSDGAIREARRLYAEDPERYFYPDQYSNPANPRAHYETTAPEIWEQTTGEVTHFVAGLGTSGTFVGTARRLKEYNPEIKVISFEPDSPFHGLEGMKHMESAIVPEIYDPLVADENRAASTEAAYAMVKRVAREEGLLIGISAGAAVATSLEVAKEIGEGVVVTILPDGADKYLSESFWED, encoded by the coding sequence ATGATTACTCGGATTAGCGACAGGATAGGTGTACGCCCCACGGAGCTGGTCGGCAACACCCCTCTCGTAGAGCTATCAAGCATCGAGCGGGAAGTTCCCGGCGTGAGGCTCCTGGGCAAGGCGGAGTGGTACAACCCTGGGGGTTCGGTCAAGGACCGTCCGGCGCTGTGGATGATCCGGGAGGGTGAGCGCAGGGGTGAGCTGAGGCGGGGCAAGACGATCCTCGACGCGACCAGTGGCAACACGGGGATAGCGTACGCCTGGATCGGGGCTGCGCTCGGGTATCGGGTGAGGCTGTGCATGCCGGCCAACGCGAGCGAGGAGCGCAAGAAGATCCTGAGGGCGTATGGGGTAGAGATCGTGCTGACCGACCCGGGAGAGGGTTCGGACGGGGCGATCCGGGAGGCCAGGAGGCTCTACGCCGAGGATCCGGAGCGCTACTTCTATCCGGACCAGTACTCCAACCCGGCCAACCCGAGGGCGCACTACGAGACCACGGCGCCCGAGATCTGGGAGCAGACGACTGGGGAGGTGACGCATTTCGTCGCCGGGCTCGGCACCAGCGGCACCTTCGTCGGGACCGCGCGGAGGCTCAAGGAGTACAACCCGGAGATAAAGGTGATCTCCTTCGAGCCGGACTCTCCGTTCCACGGTCTCGAGGGCATGAAGCACATGGAGAGTGCGATCGTACCCGAGATCTACGACCCGCTCGTCGCCGACGAGAACCGTGCCGCCTCGACCGAGGCGGCCTACGCGATGGTGAAGCGGGTGGCGCGCGAGGAGGGGCTGCTCATCGGCATCTCCGCCGGGGCCGCGGTGGCCACCTCGCTCGAAGTTGCAAAAGAGATCGGGGAGGGAGTCGTCGTGACGATACTGCCCGACGGGGCGGACAAATACCTCTCCGAGAGCTTCTGGGAGGACTAG
- a CDS encoding chlorite dismutase family protein, giving the protein MAETTTQRYREQEEENLPVQYVNYAFFKLDPLWRRLPEEERERGKQEFLDAAESGSEQMILRSYSLLGLRSDADFMLWRIAYDLDAFEKMTGALLNTGLGKYLSITHSYFAISRRSIYVGEHTPGFENKRYIVPGEGEYLFVYPFVKRREWYRLPLEERQRMMNEHMKVGRAHYPIKNNTAYCFGIGDYEFILSFEAESPKKFQDLMMDLRETEASSYTELDTPIFTCRRRSLPDILDFLG; this is encoded by the coding sequence ATGGCCGAGACGACGACCCAGCGATACCGGGAGCAGGAGGAGGAAAACCTCCCGGTCCAGTACGTAAACTACGCCTTCTTCAAGCTCGACCCGCTCTGGAGGAGGCTCCCCGAAGAGGAGCGTGAGCGCGGCAAACAGGAGTTCCTGGACGCGGCGGAGAGCGGCTCGGAGCAGATGATCCTGCGCTCCTACTCCCTGCTCGGGCTCCGCTCCGACGCTGATTTCATGCTCTGGCGCATCGCATACGACCTGGACGCCTTCGAGAAGATGACCGGCGCGCTGCTCAACACCGGCCTCGGCAAATACCTCTCGATCACCCACTCATACTTCGCCATCAGCCGCCGCTCCATCTACGTCGGGGAACACACCCCGGGCTTCGAGAACAAGCGCTATATCGTCCCCGGCGAGGGAGAGTACCTCTTCGTCTACCCGTTCGTGAAGCGCCGCGAGTGGTACCGGCTCCCGCTCGAAGAGCGCCAGCGGATGATGAACGAACACATGAAGGTCGGTCGGGCCCATTACCCGATAAAGAACAACACCGCCTACTGCTTCGGCATCGGCGACTACGAGTTCATCCTCTCTTTCGAGGCCGAGTCCCCGAAGAAGTTTCAGGACCTCATGATGGATCTGCGCGAGACCGAAGCCAGCAGCTACACCGAACTCGATACCCCCATCTTCACCTGCCGACGGAGATCTTTACCGGATATCCTAGATTTTTTAGGATAG
- a CDS encoding aldo/keto reductase yields MKYRTIQGTDISVSEVGFGVWTITTGWWGDVDRGKARSLLKEAWDLGINYFDTADTYGRGFGEEVLAEAGLTSGSMRDDVVISTKFGYDFYNHAEREGQRERPQNWSEGFLRFALEQSLKRLDTDYIDFIQLHNPKSDAIDSDALFELLEDFRREGKVRAYGVALGPAIGWREEGLRAIHDRRVQVVQMIYNILEQDPGRDFIAAAREAGSSLVVRVPHSSGMLEGHYDENTTFPENDHRRHRPKEWLVEGVRKVEQLRFLEERGRTLGQAALKFCLAEPEVVSTLPNIYGREQLVEFASAPDTPDLIDEELARIGELYENNFGLASASRR; encoded by the coding sequence ATGAAGTACCGTACCATACAGGGCACGGACATAAGCGTATCGGAGGTGGGGTTCGGGGTCTGGACCATAACCACCGGCTGGTGGGGTGATGTAGACAGGGGGAAGGCGCGCTCTCTCCTCAAGGAAGCCTGGGACCTCGGCATCAACTACTTCGACACCGCGGACACGTACGGCAGGGGGTTCGGCGAGGAAGTCCTGGCCGAAGCCGGGCTCACCTCCGGGAGCATGCGGGACGATGTCGTGATCTCGACGAAGTTCGGCTACGACTTCTACAACCACGCAGAGCGCGAAGGGCAACGCGAGCGCCCGCAGAACTGGTCGGAAGGATTCCTGCGCTTCGCGCTGGAGCAGAGCCTGAAGCGGCTCGACACCGACTACATAGACTTCATCCAGCTGCACAACCCCAAGTCCGACGCCATAGACAGCGACGCGCTCTTCGAACTTTTGGAAGACTTCAGACGGGAAGGAAAGGTCCGGGCCTACGGCGTCGCCCTCGGCCCGGCCATCGGCTGGCGGGAGGAAGGCCTGCGCGCGATCCACGACCGCCGCGTGCAGGTGGTGCAGATGATCTACAACATCCTCGAGCAGGATCCCGGCCGGGACTTCATCGCCGCCGCGCGGGAGGCCGGCTCGAGCCTCGTCGTCCGCGTCCCGCACTCGAGCGGCATGCTCGAGGGTCACTACGACGAGAACACCACCTTCCCGGAAAACGACCACCGGCGTCACCGCCCGAAAGAGTGGCTCGTCGAGGGCGTCAGGAAAGTCGAGCAATTGCGCTTCCTCGAGGAAAGGGGCCGCACGCTGGGACAGGCGGCGCTCAAGTTCTGCCTGGCCGAACCGGAGGTGGTCTCCACACTGCCCAACATCTACGGCAGAGAGCAGCTCGTGGAGTTCGCCTCCGCCCCCGACACCCCCGACCTCATCGACGAAGAACTCGCCCGCATAGGCGAGCTCTACGAGAACAACTTCGGCCTTGCGTCCGCGAGCAGGAGGTAG
- a CDS encoding septal ring lytic transglycosylase RlpA family protein: MAAHVLPLRRGARVLSLFVCFSLIFSLVVARVAWAQQMVASWYGPGFQGAKTASGEPFNMYDYTAASPYLPFGTKLKVCYDGCVVVTVNDRGPYVAGRQLDLSYAAARAIGLTAVGVASVDVQEMPASTPTGPYPSGGGSGSTGAQPQTSALTPSAASSSSSTSSATSPSSSVSSGASASPQPSSAASQYANAAQDQYANAAQDQYGGQPPQAPPSSPAPEAVVPPPPPAPSQLEVPPPQLVKPDSTAQRAIEMGLAKAPQGYTGPVKHSSAASTSDPQSVRSSAATVYSSAPASSPQSSQPADTVTQTSHSSGASSAGGEKQKGAGGITILPDTGGGQPWTLVAGAALLCLGTVGVRRIVRR, translated from the coding sequence TTGGCAGCTCACGTCTTGCCGCTTCGGCGGGGGGCCAGGGTTCTGTCGTTGTTCGTCTGTTTCTCTCTGATCTTTTCGCTGGTCGTCGCCCGGGTGGCCTGGGCTCAGCAGATGGTCGCCTCGTGGTACGGGCCGGGCTTTCAGGGAGCCAAGACGGCGAGCGGGGAGCCGTTCAACATGTACGACTACACGGCTGCCTCTCCGTACCTGCCGTTCGGCACCAAGCTTAAGGTCTGCTACGACGGGTGCGTGGTGGTCACGGTCAACGACCGGGGTCCGTACGTGGCGGGCAGGCAGCTCGACCTCTCCTACGCCGCCGCCCGGGCCATCGGCCTGACCGCGGTGGGTGTCGCTTCGGTGGACGTGCAGGAGATGCCGGCTTCGACCCCGACGGGTCCCTACCCGTCCGGTGGTGGTTCAGGATCGACGGGGGCGCAGCCGCAGACCAGCGCTCTGACTCCGAGCGCCGCTTCCTCCTCGTCCTCTACTTCCTCGGCGACGTCGCCGTCGAGCAGCGTCTCCTCCGGGGCCAGCGCGTCGCCGCAGCCCAGCTCGGCGGCCTCCCAGTATGCGAACGCCGCGCAGGATCAGTACGCCAACGCCGCGCAGGATCAGTACGGCGGTCAGCCGCCGCAGGCTCCGCCCTCCTCGCCGGCCCCCGAGGCGGTGGTTCCGCCTCCGCCTCCCGCGCCCTCTCAGCTCGAAGTACCGCCACCGCAGCTCGTCAAGCCCGACTCGACGGCGCAGAGGGCGATAGAGATGGGGTTGGCGAAGGCTCCGCAGGGGTACACCGGTCCGGTGAAGCACTCCTCCGCGGCCTCTACCAGCGATCCGCAGTCGGTGCGTTCCTCGGCTGCGACGGTCTACTCGTCCGCACCGGCTTCTTCTCCGCAGAGCTCGCAGCCGGCTGACACCGTCACCCAGACTTCGCACAGCTCCGGGGCGAGCTCCGCAGGTGGGGAGAAGCAGAAAGGGGCCGGCGGGATAACCATCCTCCCTGATACGGGCGGGGGGCAGCCCTGGACGCTCGTGGCGGGGGCTGCGCTGCTCTGCCTCGGTACGGTCGGCGTACGCCGGATCGTCCGCCGCTGA
- a CDS encoding 2-phosphosulfolactate phosphatase, producing MRVGYAGGERGAREAARRGAAVVVVDALRASATIAVLVALGVRVMPVATVSEALATEADYRAGERGGEKVPGFDFGNSPVEILEAGVGAGSTVALTTTNGTRVIRAASGAPDIFAGCFVNASAMAEALRSRSGEVIVVGCGWRGHRAAEDERAAGSIIARLVEAGAIPDVRAQKVMRGYRERPLRTLYGTSAARRLLSLGYDRDLDVCFAEDSFPVVPVLVDGAFVALRKGAKMSSGALPHNARSGRRISS from the coding sequence TTGAGGGTCGGTTATGCCGGCGGGGAGCGGGGCGCGCGGGAGGCCGCCCGCCGTGGGGCTGCCGTGGTCGTCGTCGACGCGCTTCGGGCTTCGGCGACGATAGCGGTGCTGGTGGCGCTGGGGGTGCGGGTGATGCCGGTGGCCACCGTTTCGGAGGCGCTGGCTACGGAGGCCGACTACCGGGCCGGGGAGCGTGGCGGGGAGAAGGTCCCGGGTTTCGACTTCGGGAACTCGCCGGTGGAGATCCTCGAGGCCGGCGTGGGCGCAGGTTCTACGGTGGCCCTCACCACCACCAACGGCACCCGCGTCATACGGGCCGCGAGCGGGGCTCCGGACATCTTCGCCGGGTGTTTCGTGAACGCGAGCGCGATGGCGGAGGCCCTGCGCTCGCGTTCGGGGGAGGTGATCGTCGTCGGCTGCGGCTGGAGGGGGCACCGGGCCGCCGAGGACGAACGGGCCGCCGGGTCGATCATCGCCCGACTGGTCGAGGCGGGTGCGATCCCCGACGTGCGCGCGCAGAAGGTGATGCGCGGATACCGGGAGCGCCCCCTGCGGACCCTCTACGGCACGAGCGCCGCGCGCAGGCTCCTCAGCCTGGGATACGACAGGGATCTGGACGTCTGTTTCGCCGAGGATTCCTTCCCGGTGGTCCCGGTTCTCGTAGACGGAGCTTTCGTAGCGCTCCGGAAGGGAGCGAAGATGTCCTCTGGTGCGCTACCGCACAATGCGCGCTCCGGTCGGCGAATTTCTTCTTGA
- a CDS encoding YihY/virulence factor BrkB family protein: protein MGALIPETAKQLALRFRDNEIPAVAASLAFHLILALFPFLLALLSLLSTIGNPQLATIVLGYFQQLVPDSVYTLVASYMRPIISGENSAPGLFTFSILFTLWSASGAFSSLIRALNKAYGVEETRPFWKVRGMALLMTAGLSLMIVVGALLLILGPQIGRALASLFGLGPLFELVWSVVRWPVALLFLVVTVALLYYFAPNVDQRLRWIVPGGIFAVLLWVAASLAFSFYVANYGSYNRIYGSLGTVIVLLLYLYITSIILLLGAELNATLDHLRKPPANG from the coding sequence GTGGGCGCCCTGATCCCAGAGACGGCGAAGCAGCTCGCGTTGCGCTTCCGGGACAACGAGATCCCGGCCGTCGCCGCCAGCCTCGCCTTCCATCTCATACTCGCCCTCTTCCCCTTCCTGCTCGCGCTGCTCTCTCTGCTGAGCACCATCGGCAACCCGCAGCTCGCCACCATCGTGCTCGGTTACTTCCAGCAGCTCGTTCCCGACTCGGTCTACACGCTCGTAGCGTCATACATGAGACCGATAATAAGCGGAGAGAACTCCGCCCCGGGGCTCTTCACCTTCAGCATCCTCTTCACCCTGTGGTCAGCCTCCGGGGCTTTCTCGTCTCTCATCCGGGCGCTGAACAAAGCCTACGGCGTCGAGGAGACCCGCCCGTTCTGGAAGGTCCGCGGCATGGCCCTGCTGATGACCGCCGGGCTCTCGTTGATGATAGTCGTCGGAGCCTTGCTGCTCATCCTCGGGCCCCAGATAGGACGTGCCCTGGCCAGCCTATTCGGCCTCGGTCCCCTCTTCGAGCTCGTCTGGAGCGTGGTGCGCTGGCCCGTGGCCTTGCTGTTTCTGGTCGTGACCGTGGCGCTGCTCTACTACTTCGCACCCAACGTCGATCAACGACTGCGCTGGATCGTCCCGGGCGGCATCTTCGCCGTGCTCCTGTGGGTCGCAGCCAGCCTGGCCTTCAGCTTCTACGTGGCCAACTACGGCTCGTACAACAGGATCTACGGCTCCCTCGGCACCGTCATAGTGCTCCTGCTCTACCTCTACATCACCTCGATAATCCTGCTGCTGGGCGCCGAGCTAAACGCCACGCTGGACCACCTGAGAAAGCCCCCGGCGAACGGCTGA
- a CDS encoding DsbA family protein — MILALIVAAAIIVAAILVVLSQLGGGGASSGEVSKLYAGVPQNGTTLGKGSAPVTIYLYEDFQCPYCGEFSRNVFPKLVENYVKTGKVKLVSEPMAFIGPDSVKAAEAALAAAKQNHYWGYYYLLFANQKTENSGYVTQSFLNDLAQKTPGLDVSRWKSALSDPSLAKKLEQVQKKASAEKVNSTPTLIVEGPKGRKKLVGLHDYKSVSSAIKQVGGS, encoded by the coding sequence ATGATACTCGCCCTGATCGTGGCGGCCGCGATCATCGTCGCCGCCATCCTCGTCGTGCTCAGCCAGCTCGGCGGAGGAGGAGCGTCGAGCGGGGAGGTGAGCAAGCTCTACGCCGGGGTGCCCCAGAACGGCACGACGCTCGGGAAGGGGAGCGCTCCGGTCACCATCTACCTCTACGAGGATTTCCAGTGCCCCTACTGCGGGGAGTTCAGCCGCAACGTCTTCCCCAAGCTGGTCGAGAACTACGTGAAGACCGGCAAGGTGAAGCTGGTCTCCGAGCCGATGGCGTTCATAGGACCGGACTCGGTGAAGGCGGCGGAGGCCGCGCTCGCGGCCGCGAAGCAGAACCACTACTGGGGATACTACTACCTGCTCTTCGCGAACCAGAAGACCGAGAACAGCGGCTACGTGACACAGAGCTTTTTGAACGACCTCGCGCAGAAGACCCCGGGGCTCGACGTGAGCCGCTGGAAGAGCGCTCTCTCCGACCCTTCCCTCGCGAAGAAGCTCGAGCAGGTCCAGAAGAAAGCCAGCGCCGAGAAGGTCAACTCGACGCCGACCCTGATCGTCGAGGGGCCGAAGGGGCGGAAGAAGCTGGTGGGGCTGCACGATTACAAGTCCGTCTCGAGCGCCATAAAGCAGGTCGGTGGATCCTAG
- a CDS encoding vitamin K epoxide reductase family protein — protein MDPSLKGEGNRGLRTALVALAVIGLGISAYLTWVHFEGIAPVCAGGSHGCETVQASRYATLAGIPVPLLGLFGYALLFVSALVRGEGGAYLGLLVTLVGTLFSAYLTYLELFVIHAICQWCVTSAVVMLLSFVLAFIRVWRIIT, from the coding sequence GTGGATCCTAGCCTCAAGGGAGAAGGGAATCGCGGGCTGCGGACCGCCCTGGTCGCGCTCGCCGTGATCGGGCTCGGGATAAGCGCCTACCTGACTTGGGTGCACTTCGAGGGTATAGCCCCGGTCTGCGCCGGAGGCAGCCACGGCTGCGAGACGGTTCAGGCCAGCCGCTACGCGACCCTCGCCGGCATTCCGGTCCCTCTCCTGGGGCTCTTCGGTTACGCGCTGCTTTTCGTCTCCGCCCTGGTGCGAGGTGAGGGTGGGGCCTACCTCGGTCTTCTCGTCACGCTCGTCGGGACCCTCTTCAGCGCTTATCTCACCTACCTGGAACTCTTCGTCATCCACGCAATCTGCCAGTGGTGCGTGACGAGTGCGGTGGTCATGCTCCTCTCTTTCGTCCTGGCCTTCATCCGGGTCTGGCGCATCATCACCTAG
- a CDS encoding DNA topoisomerase III, translating to MKLIVAEKPSVARDIANALGRHRRGEGCLVGSGWIVTWALGHLAELAPPEAYGERYKSWRLEDLPILPDRFRVVVSPKTREQFRIVKRLLRDPGVTEVVNACDAGREGELIFSRLYELSGCDRPVKRLWISSLTPEAIREGFASLRDAREMRPLEDAARSRSEADWIVGMNATRAFSVRFSRPGDVLSVGRVQTPTLRLLVDREREIEGFTPETFWTVRARFSRGGDSYEGVWFKGKESRLGEKEAAERIAERVRGGTGLVRRVRKKVASERPPLLYDLTALQRDANARFGFTAERTLKAAQSLYERRKLITYPRTSSRYLSKDVVPTLERRIVAAGALPALEPFASKLLSLPELPRGRRIVDDAKVTDHHAIIPTGRRPSGELPPDEARVLDLVFRRFLAVFFPEARFEHTTVVTAVGEDAFLSRGRVVLEAGWRALYPDGVGGRREKEPPLLPSVEEGQEWAVADVAVKEGKTKPPPRYSEATLLGAMETAGRLVEDEELRQRMKDSGLGTPATRAAIIERLIQVGYVEREKKVLVPTRKGRRLVALVGDGSLASPEMTARWEERLAKMERGEEDRRRFMAGIETFTKELVEEVRRKAGEKVPQPADGSIGACPKCGSPVVETKKAYSCSAWRGTGCDFAIWKTISGKRVSEAQARRLLEQRRTGVLKGFRSRSGGTYSAALVLDEEGKVRIERGKNGSSGSR from the coding sequence ATGAAGCTCATCGTCGCCGAGAAGCCTTCGGTGGCACGGGATATCGCGAACGCCCTGGGACGTCACCGCCGGGGTGAGGGGTGTCTCGTTGGGAGCGGCTGGATCGTGACCTGGGCGCTCGGACACCTCGCGGAGCTCGCCCCGCCGGAGGCCTACGGCGAGCGCTACAAGAGCTGGCGGCTCGAAGATCTGCCGATCCTGCCCGATAGGTTCAGGGTCGTCGTTTCTCCGAAGACCCGAGAGCAATTTCGGATCGTAAAGCGGCTGCTCCGCGACCCCGGCGTGACGGAGGTCGTAAACGCCTGCGACGCGGGGAGGGAGGGAGAGCTCATCTTCTCCCGGCTCTACGAGCTCTCGGGGTGCGACAGGCCGGTGAAGCGGCTCTGGATCTCTTCGCTCACCCCCGAGGCGATCCGGGAGGGGTTCGCTTCCCTGAGGGACGCGCGCGAGATGCGCCCGCTCGAGGACGCCGCCAGGAGCCGCAGCGAGGCCGATTGGATCGTGGGGATGAACGCCACCCGTGCCTTCTCGGTTCGCTTCTCCCGCCCCGGCGACGTCCTCTCCGTCGGGCGCGTCCAGACCCCGACGCTGAGGCTCCTCGTAGACCGCGAGCGTGAGATAGAGGGCTTCACCCCCGAGACGTTCTGGACCGTGCGCGCCCGCTTCTCCCGCGGCGGCGACTCCTACGAGGGCGTGTGGTTCAAAGGCAAGGAGAGCCGCCTTGGGGAGAAGGAGGCGGCGGAGCGGATAGCAGAGAGGGTACGCGGTGGTACGGGGTTGGTGCGCCGGGTACGGAAAAAGGTGGCTTCCGAGCGGCCCCCGCTCCTCTACGACCTCACCGCGCTGCAGCGCGACGCCAACGCCCGCTTCGGCTTCACCGCGGAGCGCACCCTGAAAGCCGCCCAGAGCCTCTACGAGCGGCGCAAGCTCATCACCTACCCCCGCACCTCGAGCCGTTACCTCTCGAAGGACGTCGTCCCCACGCTCGAGAGGCGCATCGTTGCGGCGGGGGCGCTGCCAGCGCTCGAACCGTTCGCCTCGAAACTTCTCTCGCTTCCGGAGCTCCCGCGTGGGAGGCGTATCGTGGACGACGCGAAGGTGACCGACCACCACGCGATCATCCCTACCGGGAGACGCCCTTCGGGCGAGCTCCCGCCGGACGAGGCGAGGGTGCTGGATCTCGTCTTCCGGCGCTTTCTCGCGGTCTTTTTCCCCGAGGCCCGTTTCGAGCACACCACGGTCGTCACCGCCGTCGGGGAGGACGCTTTCCTCTCCCGCGGCAGGGTGGTGCTCGAAGCCGGCTGGAGGGCGCTCTACCCCGACGGCGTCGGCGGGAGGAGGGAGAAGGAGCCCCCACTCCTGCCGTCCGTCGAGGAGGGGCAGGAGTGGGCGGTGGCCGATGTGGCGGTGAAGGAGGGGAAGACCAAACCCCCGCCGCGCTACTCGGAGGCGACGCTCCTCGGGGCGATGGAGACCGCCGGCAGGCTCGTCGAGGACGAGGAACTGCGGCAGCGGATGAAGGACTCCGGCCTCGGCACGCCCGCGACCCGCGCGGCGATCATAGAACGCTTGATCCAGGTCGGCTACGTCGAGCGGGAGAAGAAGGTGCTCGTGCCCACCCGGAAGGGCCGCCGGCTCGTCGCGCTCGTCGGGGATGGGTCGCTCGCCTCCCCCGAGATGACCGCCCGCTGGGAGGAGCGCCTGGCGAAGATGGAGCGCGGCGAGGAAGACCGACGGCGCTTCATGGCGGGGATAGAAACCTTCACGAAGGAGCTCGTCGAGGAGGTGCGCCGTAAGGCGGGAGAGAAGGTGCCGCAGCCTGCCGACGGTTCAATCGGCGCCTGTCCGAAGTGCGGCTCCCCGGTCGTCGAGACGAAGAAGGCGTACTCCTGCTCCGCGTGGAGGGGGACCGGATGCGACTTCGCCATCTGGAAGACCATCTCCGGCAAGCGGGTGAGCGAGGCGCAGGCGAGGCGACTGCTCGAGCAGCGGAGGACCGGGGTGCTGAAGGGATTCAGGAGCAGATCCGGCGGGACCTACTCAGCCGCTCTCGTGCTGGATGAGGAGGGGAAAGTGCGGATCGAGCGCGGGAAGAACGGATCGTCCGGTTCGCGTTAA